DNA from Dama dama isolate Ldn47 chromosome 5, ASM3311817v1, whole genome shotgun sequence:
GATGCTCTTCTAATAGCGGTGAATAGCCCCCCGGTACTCTATACAGTCTTAACAGACCCCACGTGGACTGGGGCGCTTGTGTATGCCCAGAACACTGCTCGTCAGTTAAAGCAGAGACTGGGAACTGTTGGTGGTTACACGGGGAAAGTGTGTGTCATTCCGAAGCTGGTGTACCTGCCCGGCACACAGCGCAAACCCAGTGAAATCACCTTGTGCTATCCCCGACCCTACAGGCTTGCCGATGAGGACGAAATGGAAAAATTGTTGCAGGCTCTTATCGTGGTCTCTCTCTGCTCTCGATCCCTTCTGAGTGACCAACTGGGCTGTGAATTTTCCAATTTGCTCGTAGTGGAGCAGTGTGAGTTGCTTTCACAGAGCCTTCAGGAGACACGAGAACTGTTCGTCCACTGCTTTCCAGGAACCAGAAAGACAGTGCTGGCCATAAAGATCATGGAGAAAATTAAGGACTTCTTCCACTGCAAGCCCAAGGAGATCCTCTATGTTTGCGAAAGTGACGTCTTAAAGGATTTTGTGACGTAAGAGTTTCACTAATTAAACACCATAAATGTATTTAGTCAGTCTTTCAACAGCATTGCACCAGTAATCTGTGTCTTTGCTGTAAGATTGTGCAATGCCTTTGATGCATACAGACAACAGCCCAAACTATGTATACATTTGCAAGTGATCAAGCAGCTGAGCTAGAAAAGAGCACTTTGCAGTGTTCACACTTAAACATTTCATTATCAATTAGCCACATAGGCATAACTTTCAATTTATAGAACTAGAAACATTTTCCCCCACAGTTTATGGCTTTAAACTTAAGAAAGGCTGAAACGAATCCATCTTGTTTCACATATGGTTTTTGCTtgatatttaatgttttaatagGGTATTTACATGCTTTCATAGGGTATTTCAGTCAATTAGACAGTCTACCTAACACGAACTTGATTTTAAATACCgtttgatttcatttataaaatatttttatgtgtttgacTTATTCTGATTCAACCATTTTAGAAACCATGCACATTTGCTTCTGATTTAAATCTTAAGCTTTCAGTTTAGCAAAAGAAATTGGCTGTTATTCAATCCAGCGAATGAGAGCTTTTAGTTTTTGGTTTGCTTGACTTATTTATCAAGCTAATCTTTTTTGAGCACCATTTATATGCTAGATGTAGGGTACATTTAGTGTTAGAGGAGGAAAACATGTTGAAGACCTTGCCATAAAGCCATgtaagagagacaaagagaaaaataagcaatGGGAATGTTGTGTAATTAGTATGATAGTAAAGATGTGCTTAAACTTAACAGGCTGTAGTTTGGTCAGCAAATACTCTCCAATGAAGGACATGCTGACTTCTTTCTTAAGAAGTCAGTAGAAGAAGTGCATTAAATAGGGGCTCTTTACAgcaagttggagaaggcaatggcaccccgctccagttctcttacctggaaaatcccatggatggaggagcctggtgggctgcagtgcatggggtcgctaagagtcagagacgactgagtgacttcactttcacttttcactttcatgcattggagaaggaaatggcaacccactccagtgttcttgcctggagagtcccagggacggcggagcccggtgggctgccgtcgatggggtcgcacagagtcggacacgactgaagcgacttagcagcagcagcagcaactttacAGCAAGTAGAAAGGCATTCAGAATGGTAGGTCTGCCTGGAGCTGTGAGGAGCTGTGGGTGTGTGACAAATGAAGTTGGAAAGGAAGCAGACGCCAGATAATGAAGGATCTTGTAAACTGTGCTGAAGCTATGTTCTTTCTTATGCTTTATAGATGAGTTTTAAGAGAACCCCAGTCAAAAGCCAAGTTAAAGTCAACAAATAGCTATGAGCACAATGTGAGGGGGATACAGAGATGGCTAAGAATCAACGCTTTTCTTCAAGAAGTCTACACTGTCCAAACCGGAAGAAAAGAAATTGAATGGTTGTGACTAGGGGTTTGTGATTCTGGACAAAGCGATTAAAGCTTTTTCCCCAGGGACTGCATATGCAAAATCAGGAAATCTGTAGGGATGGGTGATATGACTTGAATCTAAATTAGAAGAGGCAATAAACaactaaaaaattttaagtatatgtatgcatgtatatctatttatatgctaaaatatactttaaatgaaAATTGAGCTAAGTAAGTAGGATGGTAGCTCTATAGGGGCATAGCCCTGTAGACTTGGTACCCTACCTGCCATCCTGACATGTCATGGAACTCAGCAACCTCTAGATGCTTTCCTAACCAAAATCTAGAGAGGCTTCTGGTTTTGCACTAAAAATAAGTGGGGAATGAGGATTTTCTTTAGAGGAACTTATAGGAGcccatatttctttttcatatgaaAATTATGATATGCCTCTAGGTGACTGCTTACCAGctctaaaaaagaaagtaaagaaatagtAGTAACAAGTGTAAATTCACTTTGAGATTTCCCTTAGATATAAGGAATTTATCTTTAAGGATTGTTAAGCAGTAGAAATAGACCATAgtagaaaaaacaaaatcttctACCTGAGTTCATTTTAAAAGTCTCACATGCTGATTTAACTTGCTAACTCCAAAGATTAGGGTTTGCAATTATGTATTCTGTCAGGAGGaattcctaggtggctcagtggtaaagaatcagtctgccaagcaggagacatgagtttgactcctgggtcaggaagatcccctggagaaggaaatggcaacctactccagtattcttgcctggaaatcccatggacagaggagcccagcaggctatagtccatggggtcgcaaaagagttggacctgacttagtgactgtgtgtgcatgctaagtcacttcagtcgtatccaactccaggagaccctgtggactataacctactaggctcctctgtccaaaagattctccaggcaagaatactagaggggattgccatgccctcctccaggggatctttcccgacccagggatggaacctccatctcttacatctcctgtattggcaggcaggttctttaccactagcgccacctgggaaacctgactTAGACAACAAATGTCAGGAACCTTGTAAGAAGAGCATTTTTGTAGTATTCAGGACACTACTGAATCAGTGAATCAGCCTCCGGATGAGAACCAGTCTCTAATGCCAATCCAGAGAGTCATAAATGCATGGTGTTCCTTTTATTTGTATGCCTGAAACCCTATTCTCTCCTTCATCCTTACAGACAGCAAACAACCTGCCGAGCTGTGACCCGGAAAACCTTTATGGGAGGGGAGTTCCCAAAGATCAAGCACATAGTGATGGATGAAACTGAGCATTTCTGCAGTAAATATGGTGACTGGTACATGAAGGCCAAGAGCATCACCCACCCAAAGGTGAGGGCTGCTGGAATTGAAAACCCacaccacgggattctctggCTTTTTCTGGACCCTTTCCAAGTCCATCATGGAGACGGCAACGGCCTCCCCCCTCCATCTGCTCAGTTTCCTCGGAAAACAGTCACCCGCGGGATCCACTGTGCTCTGGAAATAGCGATGCtcatgaaagaagaaatgaagaggatCAAGGAAAATCCTCACCCCATCGTGTCTCCAGACACACTGGCGTCATTCAGGGAAGCTTCATATGAGGAAGCAATCCGTGCCCAGGCTCTGCCTGGGGTGTGTGAGACAGAGACCAACCTGACCACAGAAGAAATTGCGAGACACGTGGCAGAAAGATGTCACCACCTGTTCCAGTGTGGCTATCTGCCCAGAGACATAGCAATTCTGTGCAGGAGAGCAGAGGACAGAGGCCGCTATGAGCTTGCACTGCTAAGAGCAATGGAATTATTTGAGACCTGCGGAGCCACAAAGGTTGTGTTCAGCCAGGCCTCTGGTGTTCTGGACGGTCACATTGTTTTAGACAGCATTCAGCAGTTTTCAGGCCTGCAGAGGAATATTGTGTTTGGGCTCAGTCCGGAGTATGCCCTGTCAGAGGAAGTTCATAAGCTCTGTTTTGCCTCGAAAGCCATCAAACACCTCTACCTGTTTTATGAAAAGAGGGCaaccttctgaaaattatttcaaacagTATAGGAAGGGACAGAGAGCAGAgtctccctgccccccagcagGTGGCAGCTTCGCCCTTTCATGTGTCACAAGCGAGGACATCAAGGCTCAGTCAGAATTTCGTGAAGCCACAAAACTGTCTCCTGGCACTGGACCTCCCAGTCTATTTGCGGTGTCACTGGTCTTTCCCACTCCTCTCCACCTCTTCCCTGGGACTTATGATGAGTCCCTTGCCTCTGGGTTTTCTAATCCAATCCAGCCTTCATCTTGTCCAGCCACAGAGGTGCTCCTCAAATACAGAACTGATTTTGTGACATCCCTGCTAATGTATCTCCAGGGAGTCCCTGAAGTCTTCAAGCCAAACTAATTTTCAGGGTTTCCCAGGATAACACTCTAACTTACTTTTCTAATGCATCCTTTGTTATAAGTCCATCTCCCCGTGTTTCTAACATACCCCCACCTCACTGGCTTCTTTTGGAGGTGGAGTAGGGTGCCCTCCAAGCATATATCCAGGAGAAAGTGTGGATACATGCTTTTGGCCATCATTTAAGATAAAGCCCATCAGCTTTCCAAGAGGTGGGAGAGCAGGTGGGTGGGGCTTAGAAAAGTGCTCTTAGCTGCCTCTCTGAACTGCTTGGGTCACCAGGGCAGCCAGTCTGAACCTGACTTCAGCTGTCCTTTTCCTGGAATGAACAGAAGAACCTTCCTCTGCCTCCTGTTGCTCCAACTACCTACTTCTGTTTGCCTTTCCTTGGGGGCTTCAGGGTACTTTTaggtgggaaaaaaaattccacaattaATTAGTTTCCTGTTTTCGTTTTTTGggttaatttttggctgcatcggttcttagttgcatcatgcggAATCCTTCATTGTAGCGCACTGGACTCTAATTGGCCcactggctcagtagctgtggggcgaaggcttagttgctccgaaggatatgggatcttagttcccagaccagggatcaaacccacatttcctgaaaggcaggttcttaactactgaaccaccagggaaatcctagtaAATTCTTTTTGATGAAGCAAGAGATACCAGTGTGTTAACATTTGGAGAATTGAAGATGTGTGAATTCTCTACAAGTaattcaaagagtcaaaaatggaGGAAGAATTGGGGGATGGAGAGAACAGGGGACTGCTGAAATTCAGTCACAAGCCTCAGGGTCATTTGCCTTTTCTGACTTTAAACTATTTGCATACATTGTATaatttttgataaaattattttttaaaaataattaattgccTTAAGGATTGCATTTGAGAGTCTTTGTCAGTATTATGCACAGAGTTCAGTCAAGCTTAAAGTAGAAGGCCTAATCCAGGGGTTCTCAACCTTGGCTACTCTTTACAACCctctgaagagttttaaaaaaataccaggtacttccttggtggtccagtggataagactcaagtgctcccaatgcagggagcccaggttcgatcatccctggtcagggaactagatcctacatgaactaagagttcacatgctgcagctaaaggcACTGCATGCCACAAGTGAGACaaggtgcagtcaaataaataagaaaataaaaataaataaatgttaaaaattaaccaAAAGAGTCATGAAGTCAGACatcagaccaattaaatcagcaTCTCCAGGCGTGGGCTTGGGCACTTATTAAAAGTTGTCCAAATGATTCCACCATGCCACCAGGGTTGAGAACTCACGAACTCTTTCTTCTTCTAGTCTGTTCTTTCTGTCCCCAAATGTATGTGTACACTTTTCTCTTCCCATTAGATTGTGAGACCCCTAAGAGTAAGGATGGCACTTACACATCTCTAGTTCCCCAAAAGTAACTAGTAGAGTGCCTTGAACATGACAGGTGCTCCATTCTTATTTATTGAATGGACTTGCTCCTTTCAGAAAATCAGAATCTACCAGAACAATGCTTCTAGTCAATGGAATGAATATCTGATTTTGGAGACTTCAAAGAGGTCAGTGCAGAGAATAATTAACACTGTCATAACAAGGAATAAGAGAACAAAGGCATTTAAACTGTTTTTAGGCAAAGATCCATATTGATGGAAGTTTGTTAGATTTGAGTTTGAGATTAGCAACTGGTGGGGACTAAGAACAAATGGCTAACTTAAATGTACTTAGAAGTCTACATTTTTCTACAGACCCTTAATGTAACAGATAAAACAGTTCATTTGGTGAAATAACATGCCTGCTGTGAGAAGCTTCTAAAACTTACTTTAATAAAGAAAagtaactaacacacattgtaaatcaagtatactccaattaaaaaaaaaggtaagataATTCTATTATGTAAGTTTGAGGACtggagaaatgcaaaataaaaagttcttatTAATTTGTTATCCaggcaaaattttttttcaattttgcttatctatttctattctttgttgacttgcaaaaaatatttttagttactATGAAGTTGGACAATCAACTTCATATCGCGTGCATGTGTTTTCCATGTAGCCTTTTTGTGAGGCACTGTTGTAGCCCGTATTCTTCTTCTCAAGACTTCCTCACTCCCTAGATCTACACCACTTGTAGTTCCTGACATTAGAGGTGGAGTGTATTTTCCACCCCCCCTGATGTGGACTGGTCCATAGGACTTTATTCAGCCAAAGAAATGTTAGTAGTTGTGACGTGTACAGAGGCTTTACCCATTTCAGCATTAGGTCTGCTCTCCTGAGCTTCTGCTACCATCTTGTAAAGACGATGTCTTGAGTAGCCCACCAGTCATGAAGGACTGAGCGATGTCAACTCAACTGATCAGCCAAGTTCCACCGATCTGGCCTGGATCAGCCAAAATCCAGCTGACCTGCAAATGCAGAAGAAGTAAAGATTTCTTGTATGATTGAGGTTCATGGTTTGTTTGCTTggcagcaggagaaggcaatggcaacccactccagtactcttgcctggaaaatcccttggacggaggagcctggtaggctgcatgtccatggggtcgcgaagagtcggacacgactgagcgacttcactttcccatttcactttcatgcattggagaaggaaacggcaaccccctccagtgttcttgcctggagagtcccagggacggcagagcctggtgggctgccgtctgtagggtcgcacagagtcggacacgactgaagtgacttagcagcagcagcagcagtggtagCTGAGTAATGCTGGCATTTCCCTATGTTGTAGCACCATCTTCAAAATGATCATTTTCAATGGTTGTGTGATATCTCAGATTATACAATAATTATCCTCCTAATGATTTGGGTGACTAGCAGTTTTACACTTTAAAATCAAGCCAGGCATATTCTCTACTCAGGCATATGACCCTTTTCTTTCCTTGGTATATGTGTGGGTCCCCAGATATGAGATGACTGGATCAAAAAGACCTCGATAAAAGATTTGCTGTATTCATACTGGTTCTGATGGACAGTGCGTaagtcaaagtgaagtgaaagtgttatagttgctcagtcatgtccaactctttgtggccccatggactatagcctaccaggttcctttgtccatggaactctccaggcaagaatgctggaacaggttgccattaccttctttagggggtcttcccaacccagggatcgaacccaggtctcctgcattgcaggctgtttctttactgtctgagccactggggaagctggtGAGTGCTTAGAAAATCCCCAGATCATTGTATGTAAACACATACAGATCTGTTGCCTTAAATAAGAGAACAAAATGCTGACATCAGGTTTTGATGACAAAAGAGGCTTTGGCATCTCAGAAACAGGTGGCTCAGATTATGCTGAGTGTATGCAGAGTAAAACCAGGATCCATCACCCTAACTCAGAACCTCAGAGGAAGACTGTAACTTGGAGAATTACAGATAGGAATATGAATTATGCAATCTTaacattaatatataaattaaaaaattctggTCACTTGAAATTGATGTTGGGTACTatcccagagaaaagaaaagacaggatACCTCTAAACATCAATaggactctttaaaaaattttttttttcgcCATGCTGTgtgccttgtgggatcttagttccctaatcagggatcacACTCATATCACCTGcaatggaatcctaaccactggactgccagggaatttcagataggaatttttttttttttttaagagagactCAGGAGAAACACATGTAAGGAAAGACGAAGGGTAGAGCAGTAAACTAGATTTCCTATGAGGCTGAGCTGCCCCAGCTTTGCCCAAGGTTTTGGAGAGGTTGAACATCAAATTATCTTCAAGAGGCTTCAATCTGAAATAAGCACAAGATTTACAATAACCGCTTGTTACTATTTACTGAGATGTTATTATTGATACAACCAGCTACTATTTGCTAAGGCTTGGCATACATTCTGACAATTCTATGAAGTATATCATATACACATTATTCCAATTTCATAGATGGtacaactgaggcacagagaatttaattttcttaaaggcACACGTCAAGGTATCCAAACTAGATAAATAAAGCATTTAAAGAGAATCCTTGAGTTAGTCATCTCAACTCTGAGAGCATAGAAATACTCTGAAGATACTCCCCAGAGGTGAGAATACTCAAGTTTGCTATCAGGATCCTCTGTCAAGCTGTCATCTCTAGAAAGCATTGGCCTCCACTGAAAGTGGAAACAGCTGAGTAGTCTCTACTGTTTCCTATACTCAATATCTGTCAGTTCTCCCAGAGCCTCCTGATCATTCTGGAgaaatctgaatttctttttctgcaaagCTCAGGATCAGACTCAGGTCATATTCCTGATCTGTCCAAGATCAGGGACTCCTAACATGAACTGGCAAATCCCCTCTAAGACTGTTGCATCTTGACTTCTCATACTGCAAACTTGGAGGAGCTTCCTGGTGATTTTATGTAAAATTCCAGTCCTTCTTCTTTCAAAGTCCCTTGAtcaggggggagggggaaggaatatatatatatataattatatataaggAATTATATAAGGAATATATaaggaattatatatataatatatgatgtgtatatatacgcattttatatatatgtataaaatgagCACAGatgatgtgctcagtcatgtccggctctttgtgactccatggactgtatcctgcaaGGATACTGTATCCTACAGTctatcctctgtccatagaaattttcaggcaagaatactggcctgggttgccatttcctcctccaggggatcttcccaacccagggattgaagccgtgtctcctgtgtctcctgcgttggcaggcggacccttttaccactgcaccgcctgggaagccccatatatatccTGCATgcctgtgtgcgtgcgtgctaagcctcttcagttatgtctgactctgtatgaccctatgggctgtagctgccaggctcctctgtccagggattgaacccacctgttttttgtctcctgtattggcaggcaggttctttacctttaatgccatctgggaagccttctcTAATGACGTTACAGAAAGattgaaaagcagagaataacaaaagaaaactcaTCTCTGTTCCAACCACTGTATCACACAGTTGCTTTCATTTTTGCTTATTCATTTCCAGTGTTAATCCATTGGCAGATATATTTCAGCAGAGTTGTAATCATAGTATACACTGCATTTTGCATCCCACTGGGGCTGGTTGTTCTGGAGGCCTCTTTCCACTCTGCAGTCTCCCACTGAGACCTTGTCCACATTTACAGCCTAGCGGGGAGCAACTCTTGGTGTAGCAGAGTCTCTGATGTTCCAGTTGATTCCTTGGCCAAACCTGCCTGAATTTACCCCTACAGAGGAAGAAGATGATGTAAAAAATACAGGAACTCctcaccaggacttccctggataaggatccacctaccaatgcaggggacatggatttagTCTTAGCCCAGGAAGATTTCTCAGGCctcagagcaacgaagcccatgcaccagaactgctgaagcctgtgctagagcctgtgctccacaacaagagaagacacagcaacgagaagcctgcacactgcaaggaagagtagcccctactcaccgcAGCTGGAGAAATCCcagagcaaataaataaataaatgtttattttttatttataaataaatgaaaacacctTATCAAGTAAAGCaaaacaacgacaacaaaaagAAGCTCTTTCCCAAACTCCATAAAATATGGAGGTGGGGGTAGAGGGTAGAGATTTTAGGGAACTGAGAACAGAGGAACACTATCAGGACAGAAGCATTCTTCCTCCCTCATTTCCTCCCAGGTCACTGTGAGAAGCTGGCACTGGGGCTTGTGCCTTCCCCGAAGGGTGGCTGTTGGCAGGCACACAACTCAAGAGGTCTGTAAAACAAACCTTTGTTGATCCAAAGATACCTAAAGAGTGTTGTCCAAATTTTCCCATGAGGAATCACCTGGTGTGGTTGTTAAAATTCCAGACCCTAGGCCCATCTCAGCTCTAGGGAATTTGGAAATCATTCAGAAAATATGTTGAGTGTTGAAATGGGTGGAGACTGTGATTGGATTACAGGAAGAACACTCATGCATTTCCTAAAGTGCTACCCAGGAATGACCATTACGTCCATCAGACTGAGCTTTGAGGAGGTGCCCGTGTATTTGTGTGGGTTTCAGAGTCAAATTCGACAAGGctcaggcttccctcatagctcaggtggtaaagaacttgcctgcaatgcaggagacttgggttcgattcctgggtcaggaagattccctggagaaggaaatggtaacccactccaatattcttgcctggagaatcccacggacagaggagcctggcgggctacagtccatggggtcacaagagtcggacacaactgagtgactttcactacgaCTACAGGCACTCACATGTGATTTGGGTGGTTTAACTGCTCTTTcctatataaaatggaaataaccatTATTATATCCATCTCTCAATGGTTGTTGTAATGATTAGAT
Protein-coding regions in this window:
- the SLFN14 gene encoding protein SLFN14 — protein: MESLKMETEMLYPEITVEVGRVTFGEENRKRMTNSYLKRTENSRIIQATCALLNSGGGVIKAEIEDKTYSYRCHGLGHDLETSFQKLLPSGSQKYLDYVQQGHNLMIFVKSWNPDVFSLRICSLRSNLYQRAVTSTINLSAHSALELLREKQSRTQRGRSKMQELHSQKALDRYMQEEEDMRMSASEFVKKDKLLYKEKLNFTESTHVEFKRFTTKKIIPRTKEMLPHYVSAFANTHGGYLIIGVDDKSKEVFGCQGEKVNPDLLKKEIENCIEKLPTFHFCCEKPKVSFTTKILNVYQRDVLYGHVCVVHVEPFCCVVFTEAPDSWIIRDNSVTRLSAEQWVTMMLDIQPAPSNLEADHSLHPISSTSSTLRSLSYPIKVLEFKKALQQHLFPVTREKIQFKPESLCKKLFSDHKGLEELMKTQIYPCSQGFVIVSRSWASDVGLRKEQYVLCDALLIAVNSPPVLYTVLTDPTWTGALVYAQNTARQLKQRLGTVGGYTGKVCVIPKLVYLPGTQRKPSEITLCYPRPYRLADEDEMEKLLQALIVVSLCSRSLLSDQLGCEFSNLLVVEQCELLSQSLQETRELFVHCFPGTRKTVLAIKIMEKIKDFFHCKPKEILYVCESDVLKDFVTQQTTCRAVTRKTFMGGEFPKIKHIVMDETEHFCSKYGDWYMKAKSITHPKVRAAGIENPHHGILWLFLDPFQVHHGDGNGLPPPSAQFPRKTVTRGIHCALEIAMLMKEEMKRIKENPHPIVSPDTLASFREASYEEAIRAQALPGVCETETNLTTEEIARHVAERCHHLFQCGYLPRDIAILCRRAEDRGRYELALLRAMELFETCGATKVVFSQASGVLDGHIVLDSIQQFSGLQRNIVFGLSPEYALSEEVHKLCFASKAIKHLYLFYEKRATF